The following proteins are encoded in a genomic region of Protaetiibacter sp. SSC-01:
- a CDS encoding MFS transporter, whose amino-acid sequence MTAQPEATREDENVRDRLPRALRPFRFGQYRLLAVALTLSLFGAGVWLIAVVFQIRATGGGPVEVSFVATANAIGLLLAVLVGGAVADRVPQKLILLTVEIVKGVLVTAVAALAFTGGLEVWHLALVGLVLGVADGFFMPAYSAMLPAILPEQQLLAANGFEGMLRPAILQAGGPAVAAGLIALWSPAAAFAIIAVTQLGAIALLVVLRRTAVRREVPSERHPAIELLVDVRDGFRYLVRTPWLFATLVFSCALVLLIMGPFEVLLPFAVTEQTGGDAGSYALVLVAFGVGGAVAAIAVASWRLPRRYLTTMTLAWGFGCLPLLLVAFTSSLWVMVIAAFAVGMVFSGAGVIWGTLLQRRVPPAMLGRVSSLDFFVSLALMPVSTAVAGPLGEAIGYGPVFVVAAVVPPVLAVVAVLAARMPRDELAHPLDA is encoded by the coding sequence GTGACCGCGCAGCCCGAGGCGACCCGCGAGGACGAGAACGTCCGCGACCGGCTGCCGCGCGCGCTGCGCCCCTTCCGGTTCGGACAATACCGGCTGCTGGCCGTCGCCCTGACGCTCTCGCTCTTCGGCGCGGGGGTGTGGCTCATCGCGGTCGTCTTCCAGATCCGCGCGACGGGCGGCGGCCCCGTCGAGGTGTCGTTCGTCGCGACGGCGAACGCGATCGGCCTTTTGCTCGCGGTGCTCGTGGGCGGGGCGGTCGCCGACCGCGTGCCGCAGAAGCTCATCCTGCTGACGGTCGAGATCGTCAAGGGCGTGCTCGTGACGGCGGTCGCGGCGCTCGCGTTCACGGGCGGCCTCGAGGTGTGGCACCTCGCCCTCGTCGGCCTCGTGCTCGGCGTCGCCGACGGCTTCTTCATGCCCGCCTACTCGGCGATGCTGCCAGCGATCCTGCCCGAGCAGCAGCTGCTCGCCGCCAACGGCTTCGAGGGGATGCTGCGCCCCGCGATCCTGCAGGCCGGCGGCCCCGCGGTCGCGGCCGGTCTCATCGCGCTGTGGTCGCCCGCCGCCGCCTTCGCGATCATCGCCGTGACGCAGCTCGGGGCGATCGCCCTGCTCGTGGTGCTGCGCCGCACGGCCGTGCGCCGCGAGGTGCCGAGCGAGCGGCATCCGGCGATCGAGCTACTCGTCGACGTGCGCGACGGCTTCCGCTACCTCGTGCGCACCCCGTGGCTCTTCGCGACCCTCGTCTTCTCGTGCGCGCTCGTGCTGCTCATCATGGGCCCGTTCGAGGTGCTGCTGCCGTTCGCCGTGACCGAGCAGACGGGCGGCGACGCGGGCAGCTACGCGCTCGTGCTCGTCGCCTTCGGCGTCGGCGGTGCGGTTGCGGCGATCGCCGTCGCGTCGTGGCGCCTGCCGCGGCGCTACCTCACGACGATGACGCTCGCGTGGGGCTTCGGATGCCTCCCGCTGCTGCTCGTGGCGTTCACGAGCTCGCTGTGGGTCATGGTGATCGCGGCGTTCGCGGTCGGCATGGTGTTCTCGGGTGCGGGCGTCATCTGGGGCACGCTTCTGCAGCGCCGCGTGCCGCCCGCGATGCTCGGGCGCGTGTCGAGCCTCGACTTCTTCGTGTCGCTCGCCCTCATGCCCGTCTCGACGGCCGTCGCGGGCCCGCTCGGCGAGGCGATCGGCTACGGCCCCGTCTTCGTCGTCGCCGCCGTCGTGCCGCCCGTGCTCGCCGTCGTCGCGGTGCTCGCGGCCCGCATGCCCCGCGACGAGCTCGCCCACCCCCTCGACGCCTGA
- a CDS encoding class I SAM-dependent methyltransferase produces the protein MTIPTLRADLEAARYRVDRLDELWGAAAGAALQRGNRVPASRALAASADPAALLARLFVLGESADDAELAAALPTLGIAGAVELGLVTVDGDRVHPLLDLRPYAFVDPHGAGEWWIASDLGELATGAALRVDHVLGVGGASTTLASLQFPDDVESVLDLGTGCGIQALHARRFAKHVVATDISRRALDYARLNAELNGVDGIEFRLGSLYEPVAGERFDRIVSNPPFVITPRTPGVPEYEYRDGGLEGDALVASVVAGAAEHLVPGGTAQLLGNWEYRWNADGLERAADWATDAGLDVWVIERDLLDPARYAETWIRDGGTRAGTAEFERMCAAWLDDFARREVAQVGFGYLVLRAPDGTVPFRRAERASAPLDGVAGIGAHLSTALAARDRVAALDDDALLAIELTVAPDVTEERSHWPGEPDPSVIVLRQGGGLRRELKVDAALAAVVGACDGELPLGAIVGAVAQLLDVDPDAMRPAILVELRELVADGFLLPPGA, from the coding sequence GTGACGATCCCCACCCTCCGCGCCGACCTCGAGGCCGCCCGCTACCGCGTCGATCGGCTCGACGAGCTGTGGGGCGCCGCGGCGGGGGCGGCTCTGCAGCGCGGCAACCGCGTGCCGGCCTCGCGAGCCCTCGCGGCATCCGCCGATCCCGCGGCCCTGCTCGCGCGCCTCTTCGTGCTCGGCGAGAGTGCGGATGACGCCGAGCTCGCCGCCGCCCTCCCGACCCTCGGCATCGCGGGAGCCGTCGAGCTCGGGCTCGTGACCGTCGACGGCGACCGCGTGCACCCCCTGCTCGACCTGCGCCCCTACGCCTTCGTCGATCCGCACGGCGCGGGGGAGTGGTGGATCGCCTCCGACCTCGGCGAGCTCGCGACGGGCGCCGCGCTCCGCGTCGACCACGTGCTCGGTGTCGGCGGCGCCTCGACGACGCTCGCCTCGCTGCAGTTCCCCGACGACGTCGAGAGCGTGCTCGACCTCGGAACCGGATGCGGCATCCAGGCCCTCCACGCCCGTCGCTTCGCGAAGCACGTCGTCGCGACCGACATCTCGCGGCGCGCCCTGGACTACGCGCGCCTCAACGCCGAGCTCAACGGCGTCGACGGCATCGAGTTCCGCCTCGGCAGCCTCTACGAGCCCGTCGCGGGCGAGCGCTTCGACCGCATCGTCTCCAACCCGCCCTTCGTCATCACGCCGCGCACGCCGGGCGTGCCCGAGTACGAGTACCGCGACGGAGGCCTCGAGGGCGACGCGCTCGTCGCATCCGTCGTCGCGGGCGCCGCCGAGCACCTCGTGCCGGGCGGCACGGCGCAACTGCTCGGCAACTGGGAGTACCGCTGGAACGCCGACGGTCTCGAGCGCGCGGCCGACTGGGCGACGGACGCGGGACTCGACGTGTGGGTCATCGAGCGCGACCTGCTCGACCCCGCCCGCTACGCCGAGACCTGGATCCGCGACGGCGGAACGCGCGCAGGCACCGCCGAGTTCGAGCGGATGTGCGCCGCCTGGCTCGACGACTTCGCACGTCGCGAGGTGGCGCAGGTGGGATTCGGCTACCTCGTGCTGCGCGCCCCCGACGGCACGGTGCCGTTCCGCCGTGCCGAGCGCGCGAGCGCCCCGCTCGACGGCGTCGCGGGCATCGGGGCGCACCTGTCGACCGCGCTCGCGGCGCGCGACCGGGTCGCCGCGCTCGATGACGACGCCCTTCTGGCGATCGAGCTCACGGTCGCCCCCGACGTCACCGAGGAGCGGAGCCACTGGCCGGGCGAGCCCGACCCCTCTGTCATCGTGCTGCGGCAGGGCGGCGGCCTGCGCCGCGAGCTCAAGGTCGACGCGGCGCTCGCGGCCGTCGTGGGCGCGTGCGACGGCGAGCTGCCGCTCGGCGCCATCGTGGGCGCGGTCGCCCAGCTGCTCGACGTGGATCCGGATGCGATGCGCCCCGCGATCCTCGTGGAGCTCCGGGAGCTCGTCGCCGACGGATTCCTGCTGCCTCCCGGCGCCTGA